A region of the Streptococcus suis genome:
TTACCGACTGCCTTAACGGGGATCGTTTTGGTTGGTGGATTTATGCTGATTTTTATTTCTCCTGGTGGAACAACATTCCTCCACAATTTGGGGATGGACACTTATAAAATCAATCGTATTGCAGCCTGGCTTGATCCCTTTAAAAATGCCCAATCAACGACCTACCAGCAAGCTCAAAGTTTGATAGCTATCGGAAGTGGTGGCTTAAAAGGACTAGGTTTCAATAAAACAAATCTTCTTATACCTGTTCGAGAAAGTGATATGATTTTTACGGTGATTGGAGAGGACTTTGGTTTTATTGGTGGGACGGTATTGATTGTACTATACTTGTTGCTCATTTATCGAATGCTGCGGGTAACGTTGAAGTCAAACAATCGATACTACACCTACATATCAACTGGCTATATCATGATGCTCTTGTTCCATGTGTTTGAAAATGTTGGCGCTGCAACGGGTTTGTTGCCTTTAACAGGTATTCCTTTGCCGTTTATCTCCCAAGGTGGTTCGTCCATGGTTTCAAATCTGATTGGTGTTGGTCTAGTGCTGTCAATGGGGTATCAGTCACGACTAGCTGATGAGAAGGAAACAAGTCGATCACGTCGCTATAGAAAAATTACGATAAAACGTTAGAAAGTTGGTTTATATGACAAGAGTTGCGGTTGTTTTAGCCGATGGTTTTGAAGAAATCGAAGCATTGGCCCCTGTAGATGTATTACGTCGAGCTCATTTTGACTGTCAGATTGTTGGTTTAGATAGTCATGAAGTGGAGGGATCGCACGGTATTCGTGTTCAAACTGACCAAGTCTTTGATGGAGACCTGTCTTCCTTTGATCTGATTGTTTTACCAGGAGGAATGCCAGGTTCTGTTCACCTTAGAGATTCAGAGTCCCTGATTACAGAATTGCAAAGAGCGGTTGCATCAGGAAAATCAGTAGCAGCAATCTGTGCGGCTCCAATTGTTCTGGATAAGGCTGGTTTGCTAGATAGTCGTCACTATACATGTTTCCCAGGGAAAGAAAAAGACATTCCGTCAGGTATTCATCTGGAAGAGGATGTGGTTGTTGATGGTCCAATTATCACTAGCCGAGGTGCTGGAACAAGTTTGGATTTCGCCTATAAATTGGTTGATTTATTTGGTGGAGATGGGGAAAGCCTAGCTCAAACAATGGTTTATCATCGTTAAAGTAATGAAGAAGATGGAGCTAATGTTTCCTCTTCTTTTTTCTATCAAAATATTAGAAAATATGGTATAATGAAGGGTATTCGTTAGAATGATTTTTGCTCTAAAAATATGTCTCGCTTTTATCTA
Encoded here:
- a CDS encoding FtsW/RodA/SpoVE family cell cycle protein; translation: MRKLMKNRGTIDSRVDYSLILPVFFLLVVGIISLYIAVSQDYPDNVVQMVGQQIAWIGIGTVVAFLVMFFSTKFLWQITPYLYVLGLGLMVLPLFFYSPDLVASTGAKNWVTIGGMTLFQPSEFMKIAYIIMLSRVIVTFHKYYPNRKIREDFMLIGYMTLFTIPVLILLALQKDLGTSLVFVAIFSGMLLLSGVSWKILLPTALTGIVLVGGFMLIFISPGGTTFLHNLGMDTYKINRIAAWLDPFKNAQSTTYQQAQSLIAIGSGGLKGLGFNKTNLLIPVRESDMIFTVIGEDFGFIGGTVLIVLYLLLIYRMLRVTLKSNNRYYTYISTGYIMMLLFHVFENVGAATGLLPLTGIPLPFISQGGSSMVSNLIGVGLVLSMGYQSRLADEKETSRSRRYRKITIKR
- a CDS encoding DJ-1 family protein — encoded protein: MTRVAVVLADGFEEIEALAPVDVLRRAHFDCQIVGLDSHEVEGSHGIRVQTDQVFDGDLSSFDLIVLPGGMPGSVHLRDSESLITELQRAVASGKSVAAICAAPIVLDKAGLLDSRHYTCFPGKEKDIPSGIHLEEDVVVDGPIITSRGAGTSLDFAYKLVDLFGGDGESLAQTMVYHR